The following coding sequences are from one Parabacteroides pacaensis window:
- a CDS encoding hybrid sensor histidine kinase/response regulator, translating into MEHNEVISRRGNTLSSEEEISELIQEQLLFTQSIYARLPIGIEIYDANGVLRSINNHALSMYGVENQETVINKVNLFDSPYVNDILKAKIQSGEDIVLEFEYDFDRINNVSYFSSHNHDTMIYEARVIAIRGKSGAVIGHILLANDVTAVKEAEYRTGETKKNLEMAMDAANMSSWVYDVDKKTFSTVYGNALMKGGLLWDELLACMHPQDRPRVIQLFAQLIEKEIPVGHITIRLYNDKEQQYRSYEWRMRLSEHFGKIQIVGTQLDVTERIQLAKKTQDLTVKRELAMKVSNIVHWDFDVRTQKFESYNDPINDYASERLLTVGEYMEVIHPEDRPASYEAIRPLLEGRNQNVNFTCRMQTKYDDNWQYFDIIGIPFERDEEGHVIRFTGFRQNIPKLQQLNRELKERNYKIELTFKTIGMSYWDFDVRTGHFKAFNDPVNDFCSEKVITPEDYLAVTHPDDVGCVKETIGLMLEGTNKEFNFEYRSKTKWDAEWLTLLIAGVPVETDKEGRVLRYTGIKIDNTKWEKMIRELKELKEKAELSDKLKSAFLANMSHEIRTPLNAIVGFSELMVNCDDLDEKAEYIRIIQSNTELLLRLIDDILDLSKIEAGILERKNEKFNLADICDELYATILPKVTNPAVEFRRDDFRSPCWVFLDKNRMKQVWMNFLTNAVKCTKSGYIKMGYIIEEGGIRIYVEDSGVGIPEELHTKVFDRFQKINSFVQGSGLGLTISKAIVESAGGKVGFTSTPGVGSTFWAWIPCEVNEQEPVELNHLSTTPEYPSLPGIDGKDLRILVVEDNDSNYLLVKHILKGYNLYRAQNGLEAVEMVRNGNFSLILMDIKMPVMDGLEATRKIREFNTQVLIVALTANVFDSEKNNALEAGCNAFLAKPFNKDQLFRLFTRK; encoded by the coding sequence ATGGAACACAATGAAGTGATTTCTCGGAGAGGAAATACTCTTTCCTCGGAAGAAGAAATATCCGAATTAATACAAGAGCAACTCCTTTTTACTCAGAGCATATATGCCCGTCTGCCGATAGGAATCGAAATATACGACGCGAATGGGGTTTTACGCAGTATAAACAACCATGCGTTAAGTATGTATGGTGTGGAGAACCAGGAAACTGTAATAAATAAAGTTAATTTATTTGATAGCCCTTACGTAAATGATATACTTAAAGCAAAAATTCAGTCGGGGGAAGATATTGTTCTGGAGTTTGAGTACGACTTCGACCGGATCAACAATGTGTCTTATTTTTCTTCCCACAATCATGATACGATGATTTACGAAGCCAGAGTTATTGCCATCCGAGGTAAAAGTGGTGCGGTAATAGGGCATATTTTGCTCGCCAATGATGTAACTGCCGTCAAAGAAGCGGAATACCGTACCGGGGAAACCAAGAAAAACTTGGAAATGGCCATGGATGCAGCTAATATGTCGTCGTGGGTATACGATGTTGACAAAAAAACGTTTAGTACGGTATATGGAAATGCGTTAATGAAAGGGGGACTATTATGGGATGAGTTGCTTGCTTGTATGCATCCTCAAGATCGTCCGAGAGTAATACAACTTTTTGCCCAGCTGATAGAGAAGGAAATTCCCGTAGGGCATATCACAATACGTCTTTATAACGACAAGGAACAACAATATCGTTCTTATGAATGGCGGATGCGCTTATCCGAGCATTTCGGAAAGATACAAATTGTAGGCACGCAGCTTGATGTGACGGAACGAATACAGCTAGCCAAGAAAACGCAGGATTTAACTGTAAAGCGTGAACTTGCTATGAAAGTGAGTAATATCGTTCATTGGGATTTTGACGTCCGTACTCAGAAATTCGAATCCTATAACGACCCTATAAACGATTATGCAAGCGAACGTTTGCTAACCGTCGGCGAATATATGGAGGTGATTCATCCGGAAGACCGGCCTGCTTCGTATGAGGCAATACGACCCTTGTTGGAAGGAAGAAATCAAAATGTCAATTTTACTTGTCGTATGCAGACTAAGTATGATGACAACTGGCAGTATTTCGATATTATCGGGATTCCTTTCGAAAGGGATGAAGAAGGCCATGTCATTCGTTTCACCGGATTCAGGCAAAACATTCCTAAGTTGCAACAATTAAACCGGGAGCTCAAAGAAAGAAATTACAAAATAGAGCTTACTTTCAAAACCATCGGTATGTCGTATTGGGATTTTGATGTAAGGACTGGGCATTTCAAGGCATTTAACGATCCGGTAAATGACTTTTGTTCTGAAAAGGTAATTACTCCGGAAGATTATCTGGCGGTTACTCACCCTGACGATGTGGGTTGCGTGAAAGAAACTATCGGGCTTATGCTAGAGGGAACAAATAAAGAGTTTAATTTCGAATATCGTTCAAAAACCAAATGGGATGCAGAATGGCTTACCTTGTTGATTGCGGGAGTACCGGTAGAAACTGACAAAGAGGGCCGTGTGTTACGTTATACAGGTATTAAAATAGATAATACGAAGTGGGAGAAAATGATTCGTGAATTGAAGGAACTAAAAGAAAAAGCCGAGCTTTCCGATAAACTCAAGTCGGCTTTCCTTGCGAATATGAGTCATGAAATCCGTACTCCTTTGAATGCGATTGTCGGCTTTTCCGAGTTAATGGTGAATTGTGACGATCTGGACGAAAAAGCGGAATATATCCGTATTATCCAGTCCAATACAGAATTATTATTGCGCTTGATCGATGATATCCTCGATCTGTCCAAAATCGAAGCTGGTATCCTGGAACGTAAAAATGAGAAATTTAACCTCGCTGATATATGTGACGAACTGTATGCCACAATATTACCAAAAGTTACAAATCCGGCTGTAGAATTTCGTAGGGATGATTTCCGGTCTCCTTGTTGGGTGTTTCTGGATAAAAACCGGATGAAACAGGTATGGATGAATTTCCTTACCAATGCAGTAAAGTGTACCAAATCCGGATATATTAAAATGGGATATATAATTGAGGAAGGGGGGATACGGATCTATGTTGAGGATTCAGGAGTAGGCATTCCGGAAGAATTACATACGAAAGTATTCGACCGGTTTCAGAAAATTAATTCGTTTGTGCAGGGTTCCGGTCTCGGATTAACTATTTCCAAAGCGATTGTCGAATCGGCTGGAGGAAAAGTCGGATTTACCTCCACGCCGGGTGTAGGATCTACTTTCTGGGCATGGATTCCTTGTGAAGTGAACGAACAAGAGCCTGTTGAGTTGAATCATTTGTCAACCACTCCCGAATATCCGTCTTTGCCCGGAATAGACGGAAAAGACTTGAGAATTTTGGTTGTGGAAGATAATGACAGTAATTATTTGCTAGTTAAACATATTCTGAAAGGGTATAATCTGTATCGGGCGCAAAATGGACTAGAAGCGGTTGAAATGGTACGCAATGGTAATTTTAGTCTGATACTTATGGATATAAAGATGCCTGTTATGGATGGACTGGAGGCAACCCGCAAGATTCGGGAGTTCAATACTCAGGTTTTGATAGTGGCACTTACCGCCAATGTATTCGATTCTGAGAAAAATAATGCGCTTGAAGCCGGTTGTAATGCTTTTTTGGCAAAACCGTTCAATAAAGATCAATTATTCAGGTTATTTACCCGGAAATAG